In Acidobacteriota bacterium, a single genomic region encodes these proteins:
- a CDS encoding lactonase family protein, whose translation MRLRRLFPAGIIFLAALAGGCGNSDPQQPDPMQPETSKRYLAYFGTFTRGEHGGKGIYVSRFEVSSGRLSPIRLALEAEDPSYLAVHPNRRTLYSTNEVGGRPGTVSAYAIDPATGGLSLLNRAPAQGRGTCHISLAGDGSMLAVANYVTGTVASYPVLGDGRLGKTVSIMQHRGAEAPHPHSANFAPDDRFLIVPDVGTHKVHLYRVDPARAMLQRHDPAEFPFRPGSGPRHLAFHPSGRFCYILEETGNAVMALKWDERSGILEELQRIPTVPASFPGETWTAEIVVHPTGKFLYGSNRGHDSIAVFSIDPDSGRLSAVDYTPTRGSYPRNFNLDPTGRWLIALNRESNTVVTFAVDSQTGRLTPTGQVLELSSPSCLRWVPLGVE comes from the coding sequence ATGAGATTGCGCCGCCTTTTCCCTGCCGGTATCATTTTTCTGGCTGCCCTTGCGGGCGGTTGCGGGAATTCCGACCCCCAACAGCCGGACCCCATGCAACCCGAGACTTCCAAGCGCTACCTGGCCTATTTCGGCACCTTTACCCGGGGGGAGCACGGCGGCAAGGGCATTTATGTCAGCCGCTTCGAGGTCTCCAGCGGCAGGCTGAGCCCCATCCGCCTGGCCCTGGAAGCAGAGGACCCCTCCTACCTGGCCGTCCACCCCAACCGGCGCACCCTCTACTCCACCAACGAGGTGGGAGGCCGCCCCGGAACGGTCAGCGCCTATGCCATCGATCCGGCAACCGGCGGGCTCAGTCTGCTCAACCGGGCGCCGGCCCAGGGCAGGGGCACCTGTCACATCAGCCTCGCCGGCGACGGCAGCATGTTGGCCGTGGCCAACTACGTCACCGGCACCGTGGCTTCCTACCCGGTGCTCGGAGACGGCCGGCTGGGTAAGACGGTCAGCATCATGCAGCACCGCGGCGCCGAGGCGCCCCATCCCCATTCCGCCAACTTCGCGCCGGACGACCGCTTCCTCATCGTGCCCGACGTCGGCACCCACAAGGTCCACCTCTACCGGGTCGACCCGGCCAGGGCAATGCTCCAGCGCCACGACCCCGCCGAATTCCCGTTCCGGCCGGGCAGCGGCCCCCGCCACCTGGCCTTTCATCCTTCCGGCCGGTTCTGCTATATCCTCGAGGAGACGGGAAACGCGGTGATGGCACTGAAGTGGGACGAGCGGAGCGGGATCCTGGAGGAACTTCAGCGGATTCCCACGGTTCCGGCATCCTTCCCGGGGGAGACCTGGACCGCCGAGATCGTGGTCCACCCTACGGGCAAGTTCCTCTATGGGTCCAATCGCGGGCACGACTCCATCGCCGTGTTCTCCATCGACCCGGACAGCGGCCGCCTGAGCGCCGTCGACTACACCCCTACCCGGGGCAGCTACCCGCGAAACTTCAACCTGGACCCCACCGGCAGGTGGCTGATTGCACTGAACCGGGAAAGCAACACCGTCGTCACCTTTGCCGTCGACTCCCAGACCGGCAGACTCACGCCCACGGGGCAGGTGCTGGAGCTGTCCAGCCCCTCCTGCCTCCGCTGGGTGCCGCTGGGTGTAGAGTGA
- a CDS encoding membrane dipeptidase has protein sequence MLIIDGDYPMAIGAMDLNRDLTLPLPEVRRTAPDRFAEKSRPDAETMASLPEMRRGGIAAALVKVVARHYRSGSPLWGYRGPEVTYAAARAQLAYYQMLEVRGAASILRTGSDISDHLQSWSNSESQDELPVGFILGMEGADPILETGQMTRWWQDGIRVISLSHYGLSTYCHGTGTGTSGGLFPPAKALLREMDSAGMILDVTHASDASVREALDLFGGPVLASHQNCRAIVPGERQFPDDQLRAVIGRGGVIGASMDTWMLYRPGLDWGGPIPPRRSVYSKEAVTLEDYCDHIDHVCQLAGNSRHAAIGGDTDGQGGSGGAPAEIDTVADYRKVAEVLERRGYSTEAIENVMHRNWQRFFETHLPQSQDAGPDNPAEGR, from the coding sequence ATGCTGATCATCGACGGGGATTACCCCATGGCCATTGGCGCCATGGACCTGAATCGCGACCTGACCCTTCCCCTCCCGGAGGTCAGGCGCACCGCTCCCGACCGCTTCGCCGAGAAGAGCCGACCGGATGCCGAGACCATGGCCTCCCTGCCGGAGATGCGCCGAGGCGGTATCGCCGCGGCCCTGGTCAAGGTTGTGGCCCGCCACTACCGGTCCGGGAGCCCGTTGTGGGGATACCGTGGCCCCGAGGTGACCTACGCCGCCGCCCGGGCTCAACTGGCCTACTACCAGATGCTGGAGGTGCGCGGCGCGGCCAGCATCCTGCGGACGGGTTCGGATATTTCCGACCACCTGCAGTCGTGGTCGAACAGTGAGTCTCAGGACGAACTGCCCGTGGGATTCATCCTCGGCATGGAAGGAGCCGACCCCATTCTGGAAACCGGTCAGATGACCCGGTGGTGGCAGGACGGAATTCGAGTCATCAGCCTCTCCCACTACGGACTCAGCACCTACTGCCACGGCACCGGCACCGGGACCTCAGGGGGCCTGTTCCCGCCCGCCAAGGCCCTCTTGCGGGAGATGGACTCGGCCGGAATGATCCTGGACGTCACCCACGCTTCCGACGCTTCGGTCCGGGAGGCCCTGGATCTGTTCGGGGGTCCGGTGCTGGCCAGCCACCAGAACTGCCGGGCCATCGTCCCCGGAGAGCGGCAGTTCCCCGATGACCAGTTGCGAGCCGTGATTGGGAGGGGCGGAGTCATCGGAGCCTCCATGGACACCTGGATGCTGTATCGGCCCGGGCTGGACTGGGGTGGTCCCATTCCTCCCCGGCGCAGCGTCTACTCCAAGGAGGCGGTGACGCTGGAGGACTACTGCGACCACATCGACCATGTCTGTCAACTGGCGGGCAACAGCCGCCATGCCGCCATCGGCGGGGACACCGACGGCCAGGGCGGAAGCGGAGGGGCTCCGGCGGAAATCGACACCGTGGCCGACTACCGGAAGGTCGCGGAAGTGCTGGAGCGGCGGGGCTATTCCACCGAGGCCATCGAGAACGTCATGCACCGCAACTGGCAGCGGTTCTTTGAAACCCACCTGCCCCAGTCCCAGGACGCCGGTCCCGACAACCCTGCCGAAGGAAGATGA